A genomic segment from Drosophila miranda strain MSH22 chromosome 3, D.miranda_PacBio2.1, whole genome shotgun sequence encodes:
- the LOC117188066 gene encoding MOXD1 homolog 1, producing MMLLVFISFWILCVQLCQCFSEADHNDKRIYNVVDGGGSVHHQNWKRHVMMDSNGLYWLQWWINLNEKAINFEVNVNTRGFIGLGFSKDGQMSRADIVLLWVDDRTGQANALDCHGSIYSPNGAPVQDDTQNYHVVSGYQNATHTHVRFSRKIDTCDPYDMPLTGDTFKVIWSFGDTDPVYGSLKGHGRNRGEKSLHLLSPMFQKHSVLTYGATAENSSSNKWDVIVNNVTIEPSMDTLYWCKIVRLPKLTDKQHIIGFEALLSRSGLEHKNIVHQMTLFECQTKFYPGSDPASWDVWVRSSGTVCNSNLLTPRDWDSCSTPVAVWSTGGSTGQFLPSHVGIPMGGSLGVKYYMLEIHYDNPNGKKSVDNSGFRIHYTNHLRPNDAGIMISGISISDTQLIPPGQKLYRSVGICGPSCSNVMFPKNGIKIISGMIHSHQAGRKMSLRHVRDGKELSRIIEDDNYDYRYQQVHQLANETVVLPGDYIITDCAYETIQRKRPTFGGYSTKQEMCLSFITYYPKIELAGCYSMTPVREFFEMFGVSQFYSLNMTDVENLFLYNGNFLDYIPKRASLKTRKNHSNMTVEDLLFEESLLNKLVISDPVEFHDRTFLSHLNQLPWSEPLFTKRVEQELITGKHMTFCRVSNDSISIPSEIIRFPNFTTFVKPASTCLNHLFHNNAEISSNGSRLLADLTLSLILTGIGLRHT from the exons ATGATGTTACTAGTCTTCATTTCATTCTGGATCCTTTGCGTACAACTGTGTCAATGTTTTTCTGAAGCAGATCATAATGACAAGAGAATATACAATGTGGTCGACGGTGGTGGTTCAGTGCATCATCAGAACTGGAAGCGTCATGTGATGATGGACTCCAATGGCTTATATTGGCTTCAGTGGTGGATAAATCTAAACGAGAAAGCTATTAACTTTGAAGTTAACGTTAACACCCGTGGTTTTATTGGACTCGGGTTCTCAAAAGATGGACAAATGTCAAGAGCGGACATAGTGCTATTGTGGGTTGATGATCGCACAGGCCAAGCAAATGCTTTA GACTGTCATGGATCAATTTATTCTCCAAACGGAGCTCCAGTGCAAGATGATACCCAAAATTACCACGTCGTCAGTGGTTATCAAAATGCTACTCATACCCATGTTCGATTCTCTCGTAAAATAGACACATGCGATCCATATGATATGCCATTAACC GGCGATACTTTTAAAGTTATTTGGTCTTTTGGTGATACTGACCCGGTTTATGGCAGCTTAAAAGGACATGGTCGCAATCGAGGCGAAAAATCATTGCATTTACTTTCTCCGATGTTCCAAAAACATAGCGTCCTCACATACGGAGCAACAGCGGAAAACTCATCGTCAAACAAATGGGACGTAATAGTAAATAATGTAACGATCGAACCATCAATGGACACTCTATACTGGTGTAAAATTGTGCGACTCCCCAAGCTAACTGACAAACAACATATTATTGGCTTTGAAGCTCTTTTGTCTCGTTCTGG gTTAGAGCATAAAAATATTGTTCATCAGATGACACTATTTGAATGTCAAACGAAATTCTATCCTGGATCGGATCCGGCCTCTTGGGATGTTTGGGTGAGAAGTTCTGGGACAGTGTGCAACAGTAATCTATTGACACCACGGGATTGGGATTCTTGCTCGACGCCAGTTGCAGTTTGGTCCACTGGTGGATCCACAGGACAGTTTTTACCTTCTCATGTCGGCATACCAATGGGAGGCTCATTGGGTGTGAAGTATTACATGCTAGAAATACATTATGACAATCCTAACGGAAAAAAAT CCGTAGATAATTCCGGGTTTCGTATACATTATACGAACCATCTGCGACCAAACGATGCCGGCATAATGATCAGCGGCATTTCTATATCCGACACTCAACTAATTCCACCTGGACAGAAATTGTATCGCAGTGTTGGCATTTGTGGACCTTCATGTTCTAACGTG ATGTTTCCTAAGAATGGCATTAAAATTATATCTGGAATGATTCATTCGCATCAGGCCGGTCGGAAAATGAGCCTTCGTCATGTTCGGGATGGAAAAGAATTAAGCCGCATTATAGAGGATGATAACTACGATTACAGATATCAGCAAGTTCATCAACTAGCCAATGAAACAGTCGTACTGCCTGGAGACTACATTATCACGGACTGTGCTTATGAGACAATCCAGCGGAAACGCCCCACATTTGGAGGTTACTCAACGAAACAAGAAATGTGTCTTTCCTTCATTACTTATTATCCGAAGATTGAGTTGGCTGGTTGTTATAGTATGACGCCAGTTCGAGAATTTTTCGAGATGTTTGGTGTTTCCCAGTTCTATTCTCTAAACATGACGGACGTTGAAAATTTATTCCTTTACAATGGGAATTTCTTAGATTATATACCCAAAAGAGCTTCCCTGAAAACCAGGAAAAATCACTCAAATATGACCGTCGAGGATCTCTTGTTCGAAGAGTCTTTGTTGA ACAAACTGGTTATATCTGATCCTGTTGAGTTTCATGATCGCACATTTCTGTCCCATTTAAATCAATTACCATGGTCTGAGCCACTTTTTACTAAACGCGTCGAACAAGAACTTATAACTGGTAAACATATGACTTTTTGTCGTGTTTCTAACGATTCCATATCAATT CCATCGGAAATTATACGTTTTCCCAACTTTACTACATTTGTTAAGCCAGCTAGTACTTGTCTAAATCACCTTTTCCATAATAACGCTGAAATAAGTTCCAATGGCTCGAGGCTGCTTGCCGATCTAACATTAAGTCTGATCCTTACAGGAATTGGCTTACGACACACATGA
- the LOC117188067 gene encoding uncharacterized protein LOC117188067 isoform X1 produces MPQLRLRREKHHIGIRSIGDSLTSLKARTTTSIKSRTSGYQLTLQLGITSHIAYQPDSEIDISNWNLPANTPLADESFYRTKRIDLLLGTEAFYGALAVGQIRIGPNLPTLQKTLFGWVVAGRYQRQYNRQPPLCLATVEESIDKNLQQLWKVDSFVDPSARMLPNHRRCEDHFRDTTHQDASGRIVVRLPFQEDPSCLGSSFDTARTRFFAIERRLARLPEIRSQYISFMQEYESLGHMSLVLNPNLEEPHYYIPHHFVLKPSSTSTKLRVVFDDSCRTTSQRSLNDLLLVGPTIQDELYLQLLRFRMHRFGITADVTKMYRQVLVSEKDRKFQYILWRASPNTDLQTYQLNTVTYGTASAPFLAARSLHYLAEDCKDAWPLGAAAVKTAFYVDDLLCGAGDIDTLFKLKTEITSTLARGQFPLCKWHSNHPGVMEDESTKELNISENSVSSTLGLTWHQRRDAFSFTFNPKEVYPTTTKRTILSTASSLFDPIGLLSPLVIVSKIILQELWLLKLDWDESVPQNLSHAWSKCLESLNSLSSLAVPRFCLQPDTRSIQIHGFCDASIRAYGCCVYVRTENSLGQVTVKLFTSKSRVAPVKKQSLPKLELCGAHLLSQLYNKVKAIFSKHTITSYFWSDSQLVLHWLQQHSVTLSTFVGNRVSDIQDLTSDGKWRYVPTHQNPADILSRGCNVSELIKSPWFSGPTFLVEDSLSWPATGGKLDIDMDVVNSENRKSLFAAVHETNNILNIVDNISSYTHSLRLIAWMIRFIRRCRKQSTFTTTSPTPDELRFASHCLIWNIQQTHFVEDIRLLQKQKPLKSSLKFLTPFLEVVNGFELIKVGGRLEYSDLQDGQKHPLLLPSQSKFVWNYIRHLHLRNYHAGPKALVALIRLEYWIVNARDLARRIVRSCVHCVRYRPKLLQQLMGSLPPTRLAPARPFERCGVDFCGPINTYLRIRGKGPTKAFIAVFVCLLTKAVHIEVVSDLSTKAFLNALKRMGGRRKLPTDIFCDNATNFVGASNQLQELKKFMFLKQTQDAIYKFCASDFINFHFIPPRAPHFGGLWEAAVKSAKGLLNRTLANTRFTFEELSTVVVEIDSILNSRPLSPLSSDPNDYSTLTAGHLLVGESLRSLPERSLENIKLSSMDRYDAITAVKQRFWKQWSADYVNELRSRTKWTAPSTNLTEGTLVIIHEDNLPPLRWKLGRVQSTVLGKDGLVRVVHLRTANGTCCRPIHKLAILPVV; encoded by the exons CAG CTTCGCCTTCGTCGTGAAAAACACCACATTGGAATTCGCAGTATAGGAGACTCCCTTACTAGTTTGAAGGCTCGTACGACTACCTCTATTAAGTCACGTACTTCCGGCTATCAGCTCACTCTCCAGCTTGGAATCACATCCCATATTGCCTACCAGCCAGATAGTGAGATCGACATATCGAATTGGAACCTACCAGCTAACACTCCATTGGCTGACGAATCGTTCTATAGGACTAAACGTATTGATTTGTTACTGGGGACCGAAGCCTTCTATGGAGCTCTAGCTGTTGGCCAGATTCGCATTGGTCCAAATCTTCCCACTTTGCAGAAGACTCTTTTTGGTTGGGTTGTTGCTGGGAGGTACCAGCGGCAATATAACAGACAGCCACCATTGTGCTTGGCGACTGTAGAAGAGTCGATCGACAAGAATTTGCAGCAATTATGGAAAGTGGACTCATTTGTCGATCCAAGCGCTAGAATGCTCCCAAATCATCGTCGCTGTGAGGACCATTTCAGGGACACAACACATCAGGATGCCAGTGGGCGGATTGTCGTTCGCTTGCCATTTCAAGAAGATCCAAGTTGTCTTGGAAGTTCCTTCGATACAGCTCGAACTCGATTTTTTGCCATTGAGAGACGTCTCGCTCGTCTACCGGAAATTCGCTCGCAGTATATCTCGTTCATGCAGGAATATGAAAGTCTCGGCCATATGTCCCTCGTACTGAATCCTAACTTGGAAGAACCGcattattatataccccaccaTTTCGTTCTGAAACCAAGCAGTACCTCGACGAAGCTCAGAGTTGTCTTTGACGACTCTTGCCGTACAACATCTCAAAGGTCACTTAACGATCTACTTTTAGTCGGCCCTACCATTCAGGATGAGTTGTACTTGCAATTGCTGCGGTTCCGCATGCATAGGTTCGGCATCACAGCCGACgtcacaaaaatgtacagGCAGGTACTTGTGAGTGAGAAGGATAGAAAATTCCAGTACATTTTGTGGCGAGCATCTCCGAATACGGATCTTCAAACCTACCAACTCAATACAGTGACATATGGGACTGCGTCTGCCCCATTTCTCGCAGCTCGTAGTTTGCATTACTTGGCTGAGGATTGTAAGGATGCATGGCCATtaggggctgctgctgttaaaaCTGCATTTTATGTTGATGACCTTTTGTGTGGGGCTGGTGATATAGATACACTCTTCAAactaaaaactgaaatcacATCAACTCTCGCTCGTGGTCAGTTTCCATTATGCAAGTGGCATTCAAATCATCCAGGCGTGATGGAAGACGAATCTACCAAGGAATTAAACATTTCAGAAAACTCAGTCAGCAGCACACTCGGCTTAACTTGGCATCAACGAAGAGATGCATttagtttcacatttaatcCAAAGGAAGTCTATCCCACTACCACAAAACGAACAATTTTGTCTACTGCGTCGTCGCTATTCGATCCAATCGGTCTGCTATCACCGTTAGTCATTGTCTCTAAGATCATTCTTCAGGAGTTGTGGCTTTTGAAACTCGACTGGGACGAGTCTGTCCCCCAGAATTTAAGCCACGCATGGAGCAAGTGTTTGGAATCGCTGAATTCACTGTCGTCACTAGCggtacctcgtttttgtttgcagCCTGATACTAGGAGCATTCAAATACATGGATTTTGCGACGCATCGATTCGGGCATACGGCTGCTGTGTTTATGTGCGCACGGAGAATTCGCTTGGACAGGTCACAGTGAAATTGTTCACTTCTAAGTCTAGAGTAGCACCAGTGAAGAAACAGTCTCTTCCGAAGCTTGAACTATGCGGCGCACATCTACTTTCTCAGTTGTATAACAAAGTCAAGGCCATATTCAGTAAACACACTATCACATCTTATTTTTGGAGCGACTCACAGCTCGTATTGCATTGGTTGCAACAACACTCAGTCACCTTATCGACCTTTGTTGGAAATCGAGTGTCCGATATTCAGGATTTAACGTCTGATGGAAAATGGCGCTATGTGCCAACACATCAAaaccctgctgatattctgtcGCGAGGCTGTAACGTGAGCGAGTTGATTAAGTCTCCATGGTTTTCGGGTCCTACGTTTCTAGTCGAAGATTCACTAAGCTGGCCCGccactggtggaaaacttgatATTGACATGGACGTGGTTAACTCGGAGAATCGGAAAAGTTTGTTTGCTGCCGTACACGAGACAAATAATATCCTCAACATCGTCGATAATATCAGCTCGTACACTCACAGTCTGCGTCTCATTGCTTGGATGATTAGGTTCATAAGGAGATGTCGGAAGCAATCGACGTTTACCACAACCTCACCGACGCCAGATGAACTTCGTTTTGCTTCACATTGCCTTATTTGGAACattcaacaaactcattttgtaGAGGACATCCGTTTACTTCAGAAgcaaaaaccattaaaaagcAGCTTAAAGTTTCTTACTCCCTTTTTAGAAGTCGTGAACGGATTCGAACTTATCAAGGTTGGTGGACGTTTGGAATACTCAGACCTACAAGACGGTCAAAAACatccgttgctgctgcctagTCAGTCCAAATTTGTATGGAACTATATTCGCCATTTGCACCTTCGGAACTATCACGCTGGACCTAAAGCCCTAGTCGCTCTCATTCGTTTGGAGTATTGGATCGTTAACGCCAGAGACTTGGCACGTAGAATTGTTCGCTCCTGTGTACACTGCGTTCGCTACAGACCGAAGCTGCTACAACAACTCATGGGCTCATTACCGCCTACGCGACTCGCTCCGGCTCGACCCTTTGAACGCTGtggagttgacttttgtggACCCATCAACACATATCTACGCATTCGAGGAAAGGGACCTACAAAAGCATTCATAGCCGTGTTCGTTTGCCTTCTCACCAAGGCCGTTCACATCGAAGTAGTCTCTGATTTGTCAACAAAGGCGTTCTTAAACGCATTGAAACGGATGGGAGGTCGTCGCAAGCTGCCGACAGACATCTTCTGCGATAATGCCACTAACTTTGTAGGGGCATCGAATCAACTGCAGGAACTAAAAAAGTTTATGTTTTTAAAGCAGACCCAAGATGCAATCTATAAATTTTGCGCATCTGACtttattaatttccattttattcccccCAGGGCACCTcatttcggaggcctttgggaaGCGGCAGTCAAGAGTGCAAAGGGGCTGTTAAATCGTACGCTGGCCAACACCAGGTTCACCTTCGAAGAGTTGAGCACTGTCGTCGTCGAGATAGATTCGATcctcaactcgcgcccgctatCGCCGCTTTCGTCAGACCCAAATGACTATAGCACTCTCACGGCTGGTCATCTCTTGGTTGGCGAATCATTGCGATCACTACCTGAAAGGTCCCTCGAGAATATCAAGCTTTCAAGTATGGACCGCTACGATGCGATTACGGCCGTCAAGCAACGGTTTTGGAAGCAATGGTCTGCTGACTATGTCAACGAATTACGATCGCGCACGAAGTGGACAGCACCCTCAACGAACCTCACCGAGGGCACGTTGGTCATCATCCATGAGGACAACCTGCCACCGCTACGCTGGAAACTAGGCCGAGTGCAGTCTACTGTGCTTGGGAAGGATGGACTTGTACGGGTGGTGCACCTCCGCACTGCAAATGGAACATGTTGCAGGCCAATACACAAGTTGGCAATTCTTCCGGTGGTTTGA